A single region of the Ziziphus jujuba cultivar Dongzao chromosome 10, ASM3175591v1 genome encodes:
- the LOC107432179 gene encoding 12-oxophytodienoate reductase 3 — MAPEALVQAGTPTLFTPYQMGKFNLSHRVVLAPMTRCRAVNEIPFDAHALYYSQRATHGGFLITEGTSPSNTAAGFPNVPGIYTDEQVEAWKKVVDAVHAKGSIFFCQLWHVGRASHNVFQPNGDSPISSTNKPLSDKWDAFLPDGSIAKFSKPRALQTNEIPQVVDHYRKAAINSIQAGFDGVEIHAAHGYLIDQFLKDGINDRVDEYGGSIENRCRFLIQVVEAVVSAIGPERVSVRISPAIDHNDATDSDPLGLGLAVIERLNKLQQKFGSKLAYLHVTQPRFTAAGTKENGNEEEEAKFIKTLRNAYDGTFMASGGYTRELGLKSLADDEADLISYGRLFISNPDLVLRFKLNAPLNKYNRQTFYAKDPVVGYTDYPFLNQASDEKEE; from the exons ATGGCGCCGGAAGCACTCGTACAAGCAGGGACCCCTACTTTGTTTACTCCTTACCAGATGGGCAAATTTAATCTCTCCCACAG GGTGGTGCTTGCTCCAATGACAAGATGCAGAGCAGTGAATGAGATTCCTTTTGATGCTCACGCTTTGTACTACTCCCAGAGGGCTACCCATGGAGGATTTCTAATCACCGAAGGCACTTCTCCTTCAAACACCGCTGCCGG GTTTCCAAACGTTCCTGGGATCTACACGGATGAACAGGTAGAGGCATGGAAGAAGGTGGTAGATGCTGTTCATGCCAAAGGCAGCATCTTTTTTTGTCAGCTTTGGCACGTTGGCCGTGCATCTCATAATG TTTTCCAACCGAATGGGGATTCTCCTATATCGTCCACAAACAAACCCCTTTCGGACAAGTGGGATGCCTTCCTACCAGATGGATCCATTGCTAAATTCTCAAAGCCTCGAGCACTGCAAACTAATGAAATACCACAAGTAGTTGATCATTATCGTAAGGCTGCCATAAATTCCATCCAAGCTG GTTTTGATGGAGTTGAAATCCATGCCGCACATGGCTACCTCATCGACCAGTTCTTGAAAGACGGAATCAATGATCGGGTAGATGAGTATGGAGGATCAATTGAGAACCGGTGTAGATTCTtgatccaagtggtggaagccgtagTCTCTGCAATCGGTCCTGAAAGAGTTAGTGTCAGAATTTCACCAGCAATTGATCACAATGATGCTACTGACTCAGATCCACTGGGCCTGGGTTTGGCAGTGATTGAGAGGCTTAACAAGCTCCAACAGAAGTTTGGCTCAAAGCTCGCTTATCTGCATGTGACACAGCCAAGGTTCACAGCTGCGGGTACCAAAGAAAATGGCAATGAAGAGGAAGAAGCAAAGTTTATAAAGACTTTGAGGAATGCATATGATGGAACATTCATGGCTAGTGGTGGGTATACTCGGGAGCTTGGACTAAAATCATTAGCAGACGATGAAGCGGATTTGATATCTTATGGTCGTCTGTTCATCTCAAACCCAGATTTGGTGTTGCGATTTAAACTCAATGCTCCATTGAACAAGTATAACAGACAGACGTTCTACGCCAAAGATCCTGTTGTTGGCTACACCGACTACCCTTTTCTTAACCAAGCGAGTGATGAGAAAGAGGAATAG